ACCGCAGCTCGGGCTGTATCGGCATAAGCGATTCCCATGCCTCCTGGCTGTACGAGCAGCTCCAGGTGGGCGACCCGTTCGAAGTGACGGGCGACGGCACGAAGGGCAGGCCCGCGCCCGGGAACGGGTACGGCGCGTGGAACCTGTCGTGGACCGACTGGCAGGCGAGGAGCGCGCTCCACTAGCGGGCCTGCTGTACCCGGTCGTAGGCCGGCGGACCGGCCTACGACCGGGTGCGGGCACGCCGCCGCGGCGGCGCGGGTGTCGATGCCTGTGATGCGCCCGCGGGCGATGGTGCTCAGGACCAGGAAGCCGTGGGCGGTGCCGACGACCTGGGCGTCCGCGGCGTACCGGGCGGCGCCGGTCACCCGGCGACGACGACCTCGTCGGCGCCGGGGAAGCGGTCGGACGTGGTGAACACCGGGCGGGCGTCGCACACGGTGGTGCGGTGGCCGAGCAGCCGCGCCTGCTGGGCCAGCGCGGCGGCGAAGTCGTTGGCGCCGAAGACCAGCATGCGCGGGGAGGGGACCAGGCTATTGACGAACAGCCGGATCTCCCCGGCGTCCCGCACGCTCGGGATGCGTACGAGCCCGCTGTCGCCCTGCCGCAGCAGGGTGCGTACCTCGGTACGGATGCGCGCGTCGTCGGCGGGCGATCCCGTACCGCCGAGGTCATCGTCGGCGGTGACCACCAGGTGGGCTCCGACGGCCTCCGGCCGGGGGTGCTCGAGGACGGTGGCCAGGGCGACCCGGGTGCCGGCGCACAACCGCTCGAGCAGGCCCGGCAGTTCGGGGTAGGTCTGGGCATCGACGGGTTCGATGAAGACCTCGGTGGTGCCGCCGCAGGTCACGCCGACCGCGAGGGCCGCGTCATCGCTGATCCCGTAGCGGGCCAGGCGGGGGGTGCGCTCGGCCATGACCTCCCGGGACAGTTCGTAGACCTCGCCCTCGACGCAGCCGCCCGGGATGTTGCCGACCACCTGTCACTGCGGGGTGATCAGCATCGGGGTGCCCGCGGGCCGGGGGGCCGAACCGGCGGTGGACACGACGGTGGCCAGGGCGGCGCTGCCCGTCGTCTGCCACGC
This genomic interval from Streptomyces dengpaensis contains the following:
- a CDS encoding XdhC family protein, with translation MAERTPRLARYGISDDAALAVGVTCGGTTEVFIEPVDAQTYPELPGLLERLCAGTRVALATVLEHPRPEAVGAHLVVTADDDLGGTGSPADDARIRTEVRTLLRQGDSGLVRIPSVRDAGEIRLFVNSLVPSPRMLVFGANDFAAALAQQARLLGHRTTVCDARPVFTTSDRFPGADEVVVAG